A genomic stretch from Coffea arabica cultivar ET-39 chromosome 10c, Coffea Arabica ET-39 HiFi, whole genome shotgun sequence includes:
- the LOC113714123 gene encoding uncharacterized protein, producing MSGVDVKPINLSYDLEVRTPTGDQNLIANLVYRNCEIWFGERKLLADLTGLAIKGYDVILGMDWLARYYIQLNCKTKMVELCIPREATLKLDVRGRLASSALISEIRVRKILSKGVQGYLAFLINSPSDKVRLKNMPVVKEYPDVFPEELESLPPEREVAFKIDVTLGVAPISKMSYRMAPTELKELKLQL from the coding sequence ATGAGTGGAGTAGACGTGAAACCAATTAATTTAtcttatgacttggaggttagaaCACCTACTGGAGATCAAAACTTAattgctaacttggtgtatAGAAATTGCGAGATATGGTTTGGAGAACGAAAATTGTTGGCCGATCTGACGGGTTtagctattaaggggtatgatgtcattctaggaatggattggttagctcgTTACTATATTCAGTTAAATTGTAAGACAAAAATGGTAGAACTATGTATTCCAAGAGAGGCAACCTtaaaattggatgtaaggggtagattagccTCTTCTGCCCTTATTTCAGAAATTCGAGTTAGAAAGATATTGAGTAAGGGAGTTCAAGGGTATTtagcttttcttataaatagTCCTAGTGACAAGGTGAGGTTGAAAAATATGCCAGTAGTTAAGGAGTATCCAGATGTTTTTCCTGAGGAACTAGAATCTTTGCCGCCGGAAAGAGAGGTAGCCTTTAAAATTGATGTGACTCTaggagtagcacctatctctaagatgTCATATAGAATGGCTCCAACTGAATTGAAAGAGCTAAAATTGCAATTGTAG
- the LOC113713307 gene encoding gamma-glutamylcyclotransferase 2-3-like isoform X2 yields MAMWVFGYGSLIWKTGFHYDDRLVGFIKGYRRVFYQGSTDHRGTPEFPGRTVTLEPAEGEVCYLEVREKQYDQKAHVDIFTDRAATVPAVSGVLIYIASADKKLNRNYLGPASLQEIANQIVRAEGPSGPNRDYLFQLEKALTLLGCEDRHVIDLANEVRSILSGRN; encoded by the exons ATGGCGATGTGGGTTTTTGGCTACGGTTCTTTAATTTGGAAAACTGGCTTCCACTATGATGATCGCCTTGTGGGCTTCATCAAAGGCTATCGTCGAGTCTTCTACCAAG GGAGTACTGATCACAGGGGCACTCCAGAATTCCCAGGTAGAACTGTCACATTGGAGCCTGCTGAAGGGGAGGTTTGT TATCTTGAAGTGAGGGAAAAGCAATATGACCAAAAAGCGCATGTTGATATATTTACT GATCGGGCTGCCACTGTCCCAGCGGTGTCTGGTGTATTGAT ATATATTGCATCAGCTGACAAGAAGCTCAACAGGAATTACCTTGGGCCTGCATCCCTTCAGGAAATTGCAAA TCAAATTGTTCGTGCTGAAGGCCCCTCTGGACCTAACAGAGACTACCTTTTCCAGCTTGAAAAGGCACTTACTCTTTTAG GATGTGAAGATAGACATGTCATTGATCTCGCAAATGAAGTGAGAAGCATTCTTTCTGGGCGGAATTGA
- the LOC113713307 gene encoding gamma-glutamylcyclotransferase 2-3-like isoform X1: MAMWVFGYGSLIWKTGFHYDDRLVGFIKGYRRVFYQGSTDHRGTPEFPGRTVTLEPAEGEVCWGAAYKIIRKEDQEEALTYLEVREKQYDQKAHVDIFTDRAATVPAVSGVLIYIASADKKLNRNYLGPASLQEIANQIVRAEGPSGPNRDYLFQLEKALTLLGCEDRHVIDLANEVRSILSGRN; this comes from the exons ATGGCGATGTGGGTTTTTGGCTACGGTTCTTTAATTTGGAAAACTGGCTTCCACTATGATGATCGCCTTGTGGGCTTCATCAAAGGCTATCGTCGAGTCTTCTACCAAG GGAGTACTGATCACAGGGGCACTCCAGAATTCCCAGGTAGAACTGTCACATTGGAGCCTGCTGAAGGGGAGGTTTGT TGGGGTGCTGCATACAAGATAATCCGGAAGGAAGATCAAGAAGAAGCACTGACG TATCTTGAAGTGAGGGAAAAGCAATATGACCAAAAAGCGCATGTTGATATATTTACT GATCGGGCTGCCACTGTCCCAGCGGTGTCTGGTGTATTGAT ATATATTGCATCAGCTGACAAGAAGCTCAACAGGAATTACCTTGGGCCTGCATCCCTTCAGGAAATTGCAAA TCAAATTGTTCGTGCTGAAGGCCCCTCTGGACCTAACAGAGACTACCTTTTCCAGCTTGAAAAGGCACTTACTCTTTTAG GATGTGAAGATAGACATGTCATTGATCTCGCAAATGAAGTGAGAAGCATTCTTTCTGGGCGGAATTGA